The genomic segment TAAAAAAGACGAGATTGAAAAAAGAAGGATTTACGGAACCATTGATTTCAGCCTGATGTATGTTGAAGGCAAACGAAAGGAACCATGGTCTCGCATACCCAAACCTGAAGAGTATGGCAGAACCGAAGAAATAATTATCACCGGAGAATCGATTTTTATAAAAACAAAGGAAGAATCAATAAAATGGTATAACGAATCAGGGGCAGGAAGAAAAGAACATATTGGAAATCCCTTTGCCTCATGGATAGGCGTTCCAATGATAATCAGGAATAAAGTAATAGGAGTTATTGCCACTTACCATACAAAAAGAGATTATATATTTAATGAAGATGATAAAGTAGTTTTATCCATGATGGCGGATAATGCAGCAATTGCAATTGAAAATTCAAAGCTGTTTCAAGAGCTTGAAATTGCAAATAACACTCTTGAAGAAAAAGTAATTGAATTACAAAAAGCCCAGAACGACATTGCTGACAAAGAACGGGAGCTTGTTAAAAGCGGCATGGCAATGGATTTTATCCATAAAATGAATAACCTGGTAGGACCTATTCCAGTATTAATAACATTAATAAAACGACGAATGAAACCTGTCATAGATATTGTTGATCCTAAAGTAATTGAATACCTTGATAATATATATAATGAAACAGAAAATATTCTTAACGAAGCAAATAAGTTAAAAAAATATGATGAACCTGAACCTATAAATCTTGAAGAAGTGATAGAAGCTATCATTGGGCAAATAGAACTTATAACACCCCCTGGTATTAAAATCAAATTTGACCCTGAACCAAGCCTTTATTCTTTTCATGGAATCAGATCACATATAGAAACAGCAATACACAATATTATTCAAAATTGCGTTACAGCAGTTTCAGATAAAGATAATGGATTGATTTATATTACATTAGAAAATAATGAAAACAGCAAAATTCATATTAATATTTCAGATAATGGCTGTGGAATACCAGATAACAAAATAGATTTAATATTTGAATATGGAAAAACCTTCTGGAAAGATAAAAAAGGCACTGGATACGGACTTTGGAGGGCAAAAAACATTATTAACACTATGAATGGAAATATAACTGTAAATAGTAAAATAGACGAAGGCACTTTATTTACCATTATTTTATCTTCTGAAAAACAGCCTTAAAATAAGGAGTAATACAATGAATGATACAAAAAAAGCAAAAATTCTTGTTGTTGAAGATCTGCCTACATGGCGAATGATATTATATGATATTTTATCTGAAGAAGGGTATGAAGTAACAACTGCGGACAGCTTTCAAGAAGCTGTTAACCTCCTTGACAAAAAAGAATTTGATATTGCAACTATTGATATGAGATTAGTTGATACCTTACCTTACAACATGCAAGGGATGGAAGTATTAAAAAGAGCTAAAGATATTCAGCCTGGAATAAAAGCTATTATACTAACTGGATATCCTGATGACAATCAGGAGAAAAAGGCTAAAGATTATGATGTTCAAGGCTATCATAAAAAAGCACCTGAGGGGAAGTCTTTTGATATTGATAAGTTTAAAGAAATTATTGATAATTTATTGAAAAAGTCATATAAAAAATAATGCCAAACTTAAAGAGTTTGGCAGTTATTAAAAAGATAGCTTAACCCCATACCTTTAAAATATCCTGTGCAGCTTTAACACAATTAAGGATGTTAATATGTTAAATAATATTCCACAAACGAGAAGTAAAATCATACAAATTTCAATAAGTTTATTGTATTTTTTACTAAATTTAAAATTTAAAAATATCTTCCAATATCCTGAAATACACAACCAGAATAATAAAATTAATGATATAAAAAATGAAAAAGGAAGCCAAGATATTGAAAACACTACAATAGAGACAGCAGAATATTACGATTTTTTAATAATAGAAGATAATAATATTTGGAGAAAAATTGTAAAAGAAATATTGGGAGATAAATTTAGGTTTGATACTGCATCAAATTATAAGGAGGCAGTTCAAAAAATTTATAAGAATAAATACAAACTTATATGTTTGAGTCATCCATTCCTTAAAGATGATAGTTCTCTAAACTTATTAAAAATATTGAAAAAAAAATTCCCTGGAATACCAGTTGCCATAATAGCCAGCACTTCCGATGAAGATGAAAATATTCTTAAAATATATTCAAATATTAAAAAAATCATTTTAAAGGGAAAAGATCAACCAAAATTTATATCTGAAATAATGTCGTTAATTAAATTTATATCTTACAAATCATAAATTTTTTTTCTTATAAAAATATCTTAACTAAGGAGAACATATTGATTTTAAATAAAAATAATGAAGATATAAATAAACTGGTTAAGTATCTTTTTCAAATTGAATGTAAAAACTATGAACAAAAGATTATAGACTATTATAATAGCCGTTTATCTCCAATACCTGCCATGATAGACTTAATAACATATTTTATGAAACCTGAGTGTAAAAAACATCCTAAAATTTCAGAGTATTCAGAAACAATTAAAGATGAAGTAGAAAATTTTTCTGAATTCCTTAAAAATGAAAAAAGTAACAAACAATATATTAGCATTAAAGAGGTAGAAGAAGTAATCGTAAAACTAAAGCAGTTAGAAACTACAAATTTAGAACAAGATGAAGCAAATAAGAAAGATTTTATAACTGAGCCCAAACAGAATTTAAGTGACTTATCAAGATTTTTACATAGTAACTCAGATGATAGTGATATGGATCATTTTTTGGAAGATCTAAAAAATATTATACCTGATTTCAAAGTTAAATATATACGTTTTAATGATTTTAAAGGTGAATCAAAGATTGATAAAACCTTAGATATGCTTAGAGAAATTAAGAGCAGAAGTAAACTTCAAGATGCTTTTGCTATATATACTACAAAAATTAGAACTGATAATAAATTTAAAGAAGAAGCTTATAAAATTATTAATAATTTATCATAAACGTATTTTTATAAAGTTATAAAACAACTGAGGAATTAAAATGTCTTATAATTTAAGCGAACTATCTAAATTATTAAATGCTCATTCAGACAGAAATGATATTGAATTATTTTTGGATGAGTTAAAAATAATAATTCATGATCTCAAGAATAAATTTTCAGATTATGATGATATTCAGCCAGGTGGAACAAAATTAGGAAAGATTTTATCTCTACTTAGAACAGTTGACAGTTATGGAAAAATTAAAGAAGCATTTTATCTATATATTGAAGTAATTAGAACATCTGATGAAGAACTGAAAGATGAGGTCAACCGTATTTTTCCACCTGAAAAAGCACCTGAAGATAAAACACTTTCTCTACCCCCAGATGTATTAATAATATCGGCAAATCCCCCTGACATGGCACCATTAGATCTAAAAAAGGAAGCTGATTTTATAAAAGAGAGCCTTGAAGAAGGAAACCCTGAAAAAAAGATCAATGTTTTATTTGAGGAAAATGTTAAGGCATCTCAAATTCAAACATTATTATTAAAACATGATCCTCTGATATTTCACTTTTCAGTTTATGGCAATGAGGAAGGTGATCTGGTCTTTCTGGGGGATGACCAGGGAAAAAAGAAGAGCGTTAAACCGGAGATATTAGCTGAAACATTGCGTATTAAAAACAGTAAAAGATTGGAATGTATATTTTTAAATGCCTGTTATTCTGCTGCAAGTGCTGACGCTTTCTCTGATGTTGCTAAATGCGTGATAGGTATGAAATCAAGAATCGATGATGAATCTGCACGAAAATTTGCCAAAGGCTTTTATACTGCACTGGCTTTAGAACGAAACTATCTTGAGGCCTTTTACTGCGGACGTAATGCAATTCAAATAGAAAGCCTTCCAAATGATAAAGTTCCTGATCTTATCCCAAATGATAAACAATTTTTTGACCCTGATAAATTTGTCTCGGCAATTTCTGCCCGAAGACATCGGGCTGTTTCTGAACAAGATGAAGAAACATCAGAAATCACCTTGTTTTACGGCACAAACCGAGAACGGGTTGATGAAAACGATCACACAAAAGGATATAGTTCCGAACGCTCACAAGAAACCTTATACGGCACATGTAAAGTTATCATACCCAAGAGGCATAAAATAGGGAAAATTGGTTCTTCCTGGTGGCGCAGTCTGCTGAAACTGCGTGATGCCCGAATCAAGCTTGAATCAATTGAACCGAAACTGCCAGATGATTTCTGGGAACTGGTTAAATCAAAAATACAGGACAATGATAACAAATCAAAAAGTGCGTTAATTTATATTCATGGATATAATGTAACATTTGAAGATGCAGCAGTCAGGGCAGCCCAGATAAGCGAAGATATATCTTTTCCAGGAATTACTGCTTTTTACAGTTGGCCCTCCAAAGGAAAACCAGGAAGTTATATAGCAGATGGGCAGACCATTGAAGCCAGTGAAATACACATTGAAAATTTTTTTATTAACTTTGCCCAAAAAAGCCAAGCTGAAAATATCCATCTTATTGTTCACAGCATGGGCAACAGGGCAGTGCTGAGAACAATGAATAATATCCTGGGAAAATTAGAAGGCAGAGTGCCGTTTAATCAAATCTTCCTGGCAGCACCAGATGTTGATCTGGATTTTTTTGAACAGAAATCAGAAGCATATAAAAAATTATCAAAACAAACCACATTATACGCTTCGCCTAATGACAAAATTCTTGGCATATCAAAATTCATAAATCAGGGAAATCGTGCAGGTTTTCATCCGCCGATAAAAACCTTTCCCGGTATTCACACTGTCAGGGTTGAAAAGATTGACATGGGTTGTTTTGGACATGGCTATTATGCAGATTCACGAATAGTTATTGATGATATGTTTAAAGCAGTTACATTTGGAGCTGCACCTGAAGACAGGAATTTAAGACCCAAAAAAGGAGATAGTGGTATTTACTGGGAATTTAAGGCATAATACAATAGACATTTTCGGAAATAAAATGTTCGTAGTGAGCGCTTTAGCGCTCAT from the Desulfonema limicola genome contains:
- a CDS encoding GAF domain-containing sensor histidine kinase produces the protein MINKSIINILKSVSEKAHELLDIDHFFAALYDHAKGKIEFPVAVYNGEPVDIPPRLCKDDDLWQELIVKENTPLRFGQKELEQKGLMFWDKIPRPLSCMGVPIILENLIIGFIAADNTKKENALGDSAFRVLSMFARNIAIAVKMLKKDTRLMAVNQMAGELNSRIQLKTNEILNLVYEKAGSIMHTDNMYIALYTPDPDKKDEIEKRRIYGTIDFSLMYVEGKRKEPWSRIPKPEEYGRTEEIIITGESIFIKTKEESIKWYNESGAGRKEHIGNPFASWIGVPMIIRNKVIGVIATYHTKRDYIFNEDDKVVLSMMADNAAIAIENSKLFQELEIANNTLEEKVIELQKAQNDIADKERELVKSGMAMDFIHKMNNLVGPIPVLITLIKRRMKPVIDIVDPKVIEYLDNIYNETENILNEANKLKKYDEPEPINLEEVIEAIIGQIELITPPGIKIKFDPEPSLYSFHGIRSHIETAIHNIIQNCVTAVSDKDNGLIYITLENNENSKIHINISDNGCGIPDNKIDLIFEYGKTFWKDKKGTGYGLWRAKNIINTMNGNITVNSKIDEGTLFTIILSSEKQP
- a CDS encoding response regulator, with amino-acid sequence MNDTKKAKILVVEDLPTWRMILYDILSEEGYEVTTADSFQEAVNLLDKKEFDIATIDMRLVDTLPYNMQGMEVLKRAKDIQPGIKAIILTGYPDDNQEKKAKDYDVQGYHKKAPEGKSFDIDKFKEIIDNLLKKSYKK
- a CDS encoding response regulator, with product MLNNIPQTRSKIIQISISLLYFLLNLKFKNIFQYPEIHNQNNKINDIKNEKGSQDIENTTIETAEYYDFLIIEDNNIWRKIVKEILGDKFRFDTASNYKEAVQKIYKNKYKLICLSHPFLKDDSSLNLLKILKKKFPGIPVAIIASTSDEDENILKIYSNIKKIILKGKDQPKFISEIMSLIKFISYKS
- a CDS encoding alpha/beta hydrolase, with amino-acid sequence MSYNLSELSKLLNAHSDRNDIELFLDELKIIIHDLKNKFSDYDDIQPGGTKLGKILSLLRTVDSYGKIKEAFYLYIEVIRTSDEELKDEVNRIFPPEKAPEDKTLSLPPDVLIISANPPDMAPLDLKKEADFIKESLEEGNPEKKINVLFEENVKASQIQTLLLKHDPLIFHFSVYGNEEGDLVFLGDDQGKKKSVKPEILAETLRIKNSKRLECIFLNACYSAASADAFSDVAKCVIGMKSRIDDESARKFAKGFYTALALERNYLEAFYCGRNAIQIESLPNDKVPDLIPNDKQFFDPDKFVSAISARRHRAVSEQDEETSEITLFYGTNRERVDENDHTKGYSSERSQETLYGTCKVIIPKRHKIGKIGSSWWRSLLKLRDARIKLESIEPKLPDDFWELVKSKIQDNDNKSKSALIYIHGYNVTFEDAAVRAAQISEDISFPGITAFYSWPSKGKPGSYIADGQTIEASEIHIENFFINFAQKSQAENIHLIVHSMGNRAVLRTMNNILGKLEGRVPFNQIFLAAPDVDLDFFEQKSEAYKKLSKQTTLYASPNDKILGISKFINQGNRAGFHPPIKTFPGIHTVRVEKIDMGCFGHGYYADSRIVIDDMFKAVTFGAAPEDRNLRPKKGDSGIYWEFKA